The DNA region aatgtgttatggtcagatgaaaccaaaataaaactttttggtagaaacacaggttctcatgtttggaggagaattgcatcggaagaacaccatacccactgtgaaacatgggggtggaaacatcatgctttggggctgtttttctgtaaagggaccaggacgactgatctgtgtaaagcagacattcccaaagtgcggcccgggggccaaatgcggcccctggtcaaatttcatccggcccccagcctctgtcatgagatcaataatgtctggctcgCACACAGATTtattaaattggtcagcagtactgcttacacattaaatgcttctcctcatttacccactaaacggCAGCAgccctctaagcaacattaccccgtgtgacccttgacttccaattttctaaaatggcaacaacaaaaaacaaagttgactgcgacggccgacgcttcaaggataggtggatattggactatttcttcactaaaatacgcaacaactgtgtctgcctcatttgcaaagagacagtcgctgttttcaaagagttcaatgtgaggcgagacacgctgacatgtacgacaagattacagggaagatacgcagcgagaaattgaagcaacttgaagctagtttaattccacagcagcagtatttcgcaagatcccgagagtcgaaagagaacgtcacaaaggctagttgcgagattgttaaaattatgaataaaaataaataaataaataaagcaaatgtgacacacagaatggcctgCTAAaacttgcttaaatatattgttctacgtaaaggacgtcagccaaggtcggccccccacatttttaccacaccaaatctggccccctttgcaaaaagtttggacacccctggtgtaaaggaaagaatgaatggggccatgtatggagagattttgagtgaaaatctccttccatcagcaagggcattgaggatgacacgtggctgggtctttcagcatgacaatgatgatcccaaacacagagccagggcaacaaaggagtggcttcgtaagaagcatttcaaggtcctggagtggcctagccagtctccagatctcaaccccaaagaaaatctgtggagggagttgaaagtctgtgttgcccaacgacagccccaaaacatcgctgctctagaggagatctgcatggaggaatgggcaaaaataccagcaacattttgtgaaaagcttgtgaagagttacagaaaacgtttggcctccgttattgccaacaaagggtacataacaaagtattgagatgaaattttggtattgaccaaatacttattttccaccatgatttgcaaataaattctttaaaaatcaaacaatgtgattttcagttttttttccccacattctgtctctcatggttgaggtttacccatgttgacaattacaggcctctctaatatttcaaagtgggagaacttgcacaattagtggttgactaaatacttatttgccccactgtatgtctggaTTTGAAGCCTGATTGAAACTTGTCAAAGATGGCGTTAGCCCCTAAGAAGATTTGTAACTgaataaaaacaatttattccaagaCTTTGGAAAGAAAAGGCAAGTGGAAGACTGGTctaaaattggactatttcaagATTAGGTTCTACTTATTTAACTCTGAGCCACATGTTTTTGtaaaatgttgtatttttttttttgcttcacagATATTCCTTCAGATGATATCTCTGCTCCCGAGCGTGCCGCAGTTAAAGATCATTGCTTTCAGGAGACCACGACATTCACAGCTTCTCCAAATGAAGAATCTATATCAGACACTGCAGATCAGCTCGGGAGAGAGAGTGACGAATCTTACGAAACTGACGAATGGGATTCAGAAGAAACCACGGACAAGGAAGACAACACTGACGTCCCTGGTCCTAAAATGGATAGCTGCGCTCAAGGAAAAACACTTGACGGATGCTCACCATCTCGACCTGTTCGTTCAAACCGAGGtcttaaaatgaaaatgattttgatggaagaaaaaaaaggacttaaCGGTGAAGAAAATCGCCCAGTGGAAaaaaaccctcccagtcaaatacAAGCGCCGATAACGAGTACTCCCGATTCTTCAGATAACAAAGACGACGGAGGCGAATGCTCGTCTTGGTCTTTCTACACGGATGATGACTCTCTGAGTCTCAGTTCATGGTCAAGGAACTCTACCCTCTCGGATGACGACGTACCCGAAGTCACACGTGACAGCTCATCTCCGATCTCCTTACACGAGGACACTTCTGACATAGAAACATATAAAGCTATCCCCATAAAGAAGGTCCCTCGCCGAAGCGGTCCTTCCAAAAAACCCCGTAAAACCAAATGCTTCATCTGTAACGAGCAAGTGAGCACCAACTTAGACCACCATATTAAAACAATCCACTTCCCAAACGGTGACTACACCTGCCACAAATGCAACACCAGGTATAAAAGTCTCGCATCTCTCAGGACGCATTTAGTCAAAACATGCTACGACCAAGCTCAGCAGCAGTTAGCGCTTTACAAGTGCGACCTCTGCGAAAAGGGCTTCAGGTACAAGGTATCGCTAGACGCCCACAAACAGACTCACAACGAACTCTACTGCAGCGTATGCCGGAAGGTCTTAAAAGATGCGGCAACTCTTGAAAGACACAAAGCTTCCCACACCCAAACCGGCTTTCACTGCACCCGTTGCGAGGAAACCTTCCCTGGTTTTAAACCCTTGCGCAGCCATTACAACCACTTCCACAATCTTAGCAAACCCTTTCAGTGCAAATGTTGCTCCAACACGTACTCCAAACTGGAGTATTTAATCCGACACGAATGGAGGAGCAGCGGTCATTTACCGTTCCAATGCAATATTTGCAGTATGAGATTTAAAAACGACAGCACTCTGGTTTCGCACCAAAGGGTTCACACGAAGGAGAAACCCTACCTCTGCGGAGATTGCGGCAAAACCTTCTCCCAAAGAACCAATTTTCTACGCCACTACCGTTTCCTCCACGGCGATTCTAAAAACGAAAAGAAATACTTCTGCACGGTTTGTCAGTCGTCCTTTAAAGCGAAAGGAGCGCTTACGAAGCACCATAAAAAGAAACACCTCAAGGAACTCGTCCGCCATCTCTGTCCGTATTGCGGGAAGACGTTTTCCGCCTCAGCTATCGCTAGGCATAAATTGTTACACACCGGAGAAAGGCCTTTGAAATGCAGCGTTCCCGGTTGTGACAAATCTTTCTTGTCAGCTCCCGAGAAGAAAAGACATGTTCTCATGCACCACTCCACCGAACGACCCTTCAAATGCGATACCTGCGGAAAGGGCTTCATCACCGTCGGTTTTCGGAATGCGCATAGTAAAGTACATTTGGGCAAGAGGCCGTTTCAGTGCTACATCTGCTTCAAGGCTTTCCCAAAGCTCTACAATTTGATTAGGCACAAACAGCTCGTACATGCAATTTCAAACTAGAAAATTAGCCAGACTTTtggaggcggcacggtggctgagtggttagtacgtctgcctcacagttctgagatgaagggttcaatcccaggcttcggccttcctgtgtggagtgttttctccgggaactctgtttttcctcccacatcccaaaaacacgcATAGTAGGCtaattcatccttctgctgtgaattggaatgagtttatcccttgtaggcagggccggcccagcctata from Corythoichthys intestinalis isolate RoL2023-P3 chromosome 21, ASM3026506v1, whole genome shotgun sequence includes:
- the LOC130909134 gene encoding zinc finger protein 37-like isoform X1 yields the protein MNTGVQLPLSSLRLLVSPVQLVSAAIWQTIEQRVEADYGMVEEFVSVVTDTVPELLTNSQRTQLLLGLRTRKGCPNESRPSYNEALKSLMEILLSRLEGFLPGQTFKQVASTCDEVSSALGECLKSMHGYDELKTVLHYHKNQSQHKHINIPSDDISAPERAAVKDHCFQETTTFTASPNEESISDTADQLGRESDESYETDEWDSEETTDKEDNTDVPGPKMDSCAQGKTLDGCSPSRPVRSNRGLKMKMILMEEKKGLNGEENRPVEKNPPSQIQAPITSTPDSSDNKDDGGECSSWSFYTDDDSLSLSSWSRNSTLSDDDVPEVTRDSSSPISLHEDTSDIETYKAIPIKKVPRRSGPSKKPRKTKCFICNEQVSTNLDHHIKTIHFPNGDYTCHKCNTRYKSLASLRTHLVKTCYDQAQQQLALYKCDLCEKGFRYKVSLDAHKQTHNELYCSVCRKVLKDAATLERHKASHTQTGFHCTRCEETFPGFKPLRSHYNHFHNLSKPFQCKCCSNTYSKLEYLIRHEWRSSGHLPFQCNICSMRFKNDSTLVSHQRVHTKEKPYLCGDCGKTFSQRTNFLRHYRFLHGDSKNEKKYFCTVCQSSFKAKGALTKHHKKKHLKELVRHLCPYCGKTFSASAIARHKLLHTGERPLKCSVPGCDKSFLSAPEKKRHVLMHHSTERPFKCDTCGKGFITVGFRNAHSKVHLGKRPFQCYICFKAFPKLYNLIRHKQLVHAISN
- the LOC130909134 gene encoding zinc finger protein ZFP2-like isoform X2; translation: MEILLSRLEGFLPGQTFKQVASTCDEVSSALGECLKSMHGYDELKTVLHYHKNQSQHKHINIPSDDISAPERAAVKDHCFQETTTFTASPNEESISDTADQLGRESDESYETDEWDSEETTDKEDNTDVPGPKMDSCAQGKTLDGCSPSRPVRSNRGLKMKMILMEEKKGLNGEENRPVEKNPPSQIQAPITSTPDSSDNKDDGGECSSWSFYTDDDSLSLSSWSRNSTLSDDDVPEVTRDSSSPISLHEDTSDIETYKAIPIKKVPRRSGPSKKPRKTKCFICNEQVSTNLDHHIKTIHFPNGDYTCHKCNTRYKSLASLRTHLVKTCYDQAQQQLALYKCDLCEKGFRYKVSLDAHKQTHNELYCSVCRKVLKDAATLERHKASHTQTGFHCTRCEETFPGFKPLRSHYNHFHNLSKPFQCKCCSNTYSKLEYLIRHEWRSSGHLPFQCNICSMRFKNDSTLVSHQRVHTKEKPYLCGDCGKTFSQRTNFLRHYRFLHGDSKNEKKYFCTVCQSSFKAKGALTKHHKKKHLKELVRHLCPYCGKTFSASAIARHKLLHTGERPLKCSVPGCDKSFLSAPEKKRHVLMHHSTERPFKCDTCGKGFITVGFRNAHSKVHLGKRPFQCYICFKAFPKLYNLIRHKQLVHAISN